In Nitrospirota bacterium, the DNA window GCTTCTCGGTATCAAATGAGATCTTGCCGATCGGCACATGCACTATTCCGGCTTTTTCTGTTTTGTATTCGACTTTTCCTGCTTTAATCTCTTTTACCGTACGGGCTATGTCGAAGGTTACCGTGCCCAGTTTCGGGTTTGGCATCAAACCCCGGGGGCCGAGTATTTTTCCCAGTTTTCCCACAACGCCCATTATGTCAGGAGTTGCAACGGACTTATCAAAATCAAGCCATCCCTTGCTGATCTTTTCCACAAGATCTTCTGCTCCGACAAAATCCGCACCTGCGTCCATGGCCTCCTTTTCCTTTTCCCCCTTTGCAAAAACGAGAACCCTGACTTTTTTGCCAATGCCGTGGGGGAGGACAACCGTGCCTCTCACCATCTGTTCGGATTTTCTCGGATCAACACCAAGGTTGACAGCCAGATCAATTGTTTCGTCAAACTTTGCATAGGCAGATTCCTTGATGACTTTCAGAGCATCCTCGAGAGGATATTCCTTCTGTGCTTCAACCTTTTCCAATACTGCCGATAGCTTCTTACCCATTTCAACCTCTTCTATTCAGTGATTTCCAGGCCCATGCTTCTTGCTGTGCCTCTTATGATGTTTTCTGCCTTTTCGATCGCATATGCGTTCAGATCCGGAAGTTTTTTCTGCGCGATCTCTGTGATCTGCGCTGCGGTGACCTTGCCGACCTTCTCCTTGTTTGGAGTGCTTGATCCCTTAATGATCCCGGCCGCCTTTTTCAGAAGTTCCGAGGCTGGAGGTGTCTTCGTGATGAACGAGAACGACCTGTCAGCATAAACGGTAAGCACAACAGGGATGATGGTATCTCCAAGCGCCTGGGTCTGGGCATTGAATGCCTTGCAGAATTCCATGATATTGACACCGTGCGGACCGAGCGCAGGACCGACAGGTGGTGCAGGATTTGCTTTCCCTGCCGGTATCTGAAGCTTGACCTGGGCAATTACCTCTTTTTTCTTCGCCATATAACCCCCTAATTTCTAAGAAACCTAAATTCTCTACTCTAAATCCTCACTGCATCCGGCATTCCAAACTCAACGCTGTTGAGGATTTCGAGTATGGAATTTCGAATTACTTTCTGTTCAGGACTTCTCAACCTGGAAAAAATTAAGCTCAACAGGTGTCAGTCTGCCAAAAATGCTGACCATCACACAAAGCCTGCCGTGATCCAGATCCACATCCTCGACGCTGCCGACAAAATTCGTGAAAGGACCGTCGATGATCCTGACACTCTCCCCCTTCTGGAACTGGGTTTTGACCTGCGGCACAGGCCCCTTCTCCAATTGCTGAATAATTACTGATACTTCTTCTTCGGAAAGCGCAACAGGACTTGCACCGCCTACAAAACCCGTTACACGCGGAGTGCTACGGATGATGTGCCAGGTATAGTCGTCCAGATCCATTTCGACAAGAATATATCCGGGATAGAATTTTTTGTCGCTTTCCTTCTTTTTCCCGCCTTTCAGCTCAATGACCCGCTCTGTAGGAATGAGGATCCGTTCGATCCTGTCTTGCAGGTTCTGCTTGTCTATTTTTTCTTCTATAGAGAGTTTCACCTTCTCTTCGAAGCCGGAATACGTGTGTACTACATACCATTTTTTCCCCATAGCTTATCTCAGCGCCATCCCAACCAGTTTTGTCAGGCTGAGATCTACGACTCCCAGAAATAATGAAATCATGATGACCGTTATGATGACAACCCAAGTAGATCCGATAAGTTCTTCCCTTGTGGGGAAAACGACTTTCCTGATCTCAACCTTTACCTCACGGAAAAATTCCTTCAGTTTGTTTAACATAGTATTTTATCCTAAATCGTTAGAATTTACAGCAGGAATTATGCTGTAAAAATGGCAG includes these proteins:
- the secE gene encoding preprotein translocase subunit SecE — encoded protein: MLNKLKEFFREVKVEIRKVVFPTREELIGSTWVVIITVIMISLFLGVVDLSLTKLVGMALR
- the rplA gene encoding 50S ribosomal protein L1, producing the protein MGKKLSAVLEKVEAQKEYPLEDALKVIKESAYAKFDETIDLAVNLGVDPRKSEQMVRGTVVLPHGIGKKVRVLVFAKGEKEKEAMDAGADFVGAEDLVEKISKGWLDFDKSVATPDIMGVVGKLGKILGPRGLMPNPKLGTVTFDIARTVKEIKAGKVEYKTEKAGIVHVPIGKISFDTEKLIDNAKAVVSSIIKAKPATSKGKYLRKVSISSTMGPGLAIDIASLGKGV
- the nusG gene encoding transcription termination/antitermination protein NusG — protein: MGKKWYVVHTYSGFEEKVKLSIEEKIDKQNLQDRIERILIPTERVIELKGGKKKESDKKFYPGYILVEMDLDDYTWHIIRSTPRVTGFVGGASPVALSEEEVSVIIQQLEKGPVPQVKTQFQKGESVRIIDGPFTNFVGSVEDVDLDHGRLCVMVSIFGRLTPVELNFFQVEKS
- the rplK gene encoding 50S ribosomal protein L11, which translates into the protein MAKKKEVIAQVKLQIPAGKANPAPPVGPALGPHGVNIMEFCKAFNAQTQALGDTIIPVVLTVYADRSFSFITKTPPASELLKKAAGIIKGSSTPNKEKVGKVTAAQITEIAQKKLPDLNAYAIEKAENIIRGTARSMGLEITE